In Calonectris borealis chromosome Z, bCalBor7.hap1.2, whole genome shotgun sequence, a single genomic region encodes these proteins:
- the LOC142076080 gene encoding avidin-like, which yields MVQATLFLLVLSLALVAPSLSAGKCVLTGHWKNDLGSNMTIGTVNEKGNFAGSYHTAVSATTNEIQVSPLQGSQHLTNQKSEPTFGFTVSWSFSDSVTVFTGQCFVDEEGKEVLKTMWLLRSHVDGIKNDWKATRVGINVFTRLYLRKK from the exons ATGGTGCAAGCGACTCTCTTCCTCCTGGTGCTCAGCCTGGCCCTGGTGGCTCCCAGCCTCTCTGCAGGAAAG TGCGTGCTGACCGGGCACTGGAAAAACGACCTGGGCTCCAACATGACCATCGGGACCGTGAACGAAAAAGGCAACTTTGCCGGCTCCTACCACACGGCTGTGAGTGCCACCACGAATGAGATCCAGGTGTCACCGCTGCAGGGATCCCAGCACCTTACAAACCAGAAGAGCGAGCCCACTTTTGGCTTCACCGTCAGCTGGAGCTTTTCAG ATTCCGTCACTGTCTTCACGGGCCAGTGCTTCGTGGACGAGGAGGGCAAGGAGGTATTGAAGACCATGTGGCTCCTGAGGTCACATGTAGATGGCATCAAGAACGACTGGAAAGCCACCAG GGTCGGCATCAACGTCTTCACCCGCCTGTACTTGCGGAAGAAGTGA
- the LOC142075467 gene encoding avidin-like has translation MGSLSCCLLLALALLGPRAAAARKCDLQGLWRNELGSNMTLSALDASGTFSGSYHTAVAATNKQILVSPLQGAQQHPGAKGQPTFGFTVQWQFADSTTAFVGQCFVDRRGKETLETMWLLREEVPSHRDAWKATRVGTSVFTRIK, from the exons atggggagcctcagctgctgcctcctgctcgcCCTGGCCCTGCTCGGCCCCCGCGCCGCTGCTGCCAGGAAG TGCGACCTGCAGGGCCTGTGGAGGAACGAGCTGGGCTCCAACATGACCCTCTCGGCCCTGGACGCATCTGGGACCTTCTCGGGCTCCTACCACACTGCCGTGGCGGCCACCAACAAGCAGATCCTGGTGTCACCCCTGCAAGGGGCCCAGCAACACCCCGGTGCCAAGGGGCAGCCCACCTTCGGCTTCACCGTGCAGTGGCAGTTCGCAG ACTCCACCACTGCCTTTGTGGGCCAGTGCTTCGTGGACCGCCGCGGGAAGGAGACGCTGGAGACCATGTGGCTCCTGCGGGAAGAGGTCCCATCCCACAGGGACGCCTGGAAAGCCACCAG GGTCGGCACCTCCGTCTTCACCCGCATCAAGTGA